The Nicotiana tabacum cultivar K326 chromosome 14, ASM71507v2, whole genome shotgun sequence genome contains a region encoding:
- the LOC107823614 gene encoding flowering-promoting factor 1-like protein 3, producing the protein MSGVWVFKNGVVRLVENPGDFHGATGRRKVLVHLSSNEVIASYSALERKLYSLGWERYYDDPDLLQYHKRSTVHLISLPKDFNRFKSMHMYDIVVKNRNEFEVRDM; encoded by the coding sequence ATGTCTGGTGTTTGGGTATTCAAGAATGGAGTTGTCCGGCTAGTAGAGAACCCCGGCGACTTCCACGGCGCAACCGGTCGCCGGAAAGTGCTCGTACACCTTTCTAGTAATGAAGTAATTGCATCTTATTCTGCCCTCGAAAGGAAGTTGTACTCTCTTGGATGGGAGAGGTACTATGATGATCCAGACCTTCTTCAGTACCACAAAAGATCAACAGTACATCTTATTTCTCTACCAAAGGATTTCAACAGGTTTAAGTCCATGCACATGTACGATATTGTTGTCAAGAATCGCAATGAGTTTGAAGTTAGGGACATGTAA